One window from the genome of Podospora pseudocomata strain CBS 415.72m chromosome 1 map unlocalized CBS415.72m_1.2, whole genome shotgun sequence encodes:
- a CDS encoding uncharacterized protein (EggNog:ENOG503PYIF), whose protein sequence is MNKLKSFFRHKESPLPPPPSLSQEITLLPDSETWQGNLPCVHGPNDGCNKHNPARNPILFDSSLLPSGSKTKPSSNQPPTDPFPSSYAFHEIWSTLSKDPSLGCLTTLPPIHKSLPLSISFYHLYELLRKHRTNTLNPSEDLGTLACAATTGSNPSLSWVLTPLITAQKTLYLEFALAFILQTDLGGWTEATTHGHAVVKNGLIGSGYRDFKPCLHTHIKFTSVKGEGKNHVRYSAVNFTTTDSEGAEKKHEWKSEEEEKKIEGLFCGKCYTETVMRIRLIGDKTLVSVQVYKDLGEGLHPGDGKWLSLVRPDVAIQRDKSDFMRIPKAFETVLEDDQDN, encoded by the coding sequence ATGAACAAACTCAAATCCTTCTTCCGTCACAAGGaatctcccctcccaccacctccctctctctcccaggAGATCACCCTTCTTCCCGACTCTGAAACATGGCAAGGCAACCTCCCTTGTGTCCACGGTCCCAACGACGGCTGCAACAAACACAACCCGGCCCGCAACCCCATTCTCTTTGACtcgtccctcctccccagcggCTCAAAGACCAAACCCTCCAgcaatcaaccccccaccgaccccttcccttcctcctaCGCCTTCCACGAGATTTGGTCCACCCTCAGCAAAGACCCCTCCCTGGGCTGCctaaccaccctccccccaatccacaaatccctccccctctccatctccttctacCACCTCTACGAGCTCCTCAGAAAACACcgcaccaacaccctcaacccctccgaAGACTTAGGCACCCTCGCCTGCGCAGCCACCACTGGCTCCAACCCTTCCCTATCTTGGGTCctaacccccctcatcaccgcccaAAAAACCCTCTACCTCGAGTTCGCCCTCGCCTTCATCCTGCAGACCGACCTAGGCGGCTGGACAGAGGCCACCACCCACGGGCACGCCGTCGTCAAGAACGGCCTCATCGGCTCCGGGTACAGGGACTTTAAACCCTGCTTGCACACCCACATCAAGTTTACGAGCGtcaaaggggaagggaagaacCACGTGCGGTACTCGGCTGTGAATTTCACTACCACTGACTCGGAGGGagcggagaagaagcacgAGTGgaagagtgaggaggaggaaaagaaaattgAGGGTTTGTTTTGCGGGAAGTGCTACACCGAGACCGTCATGAGGATCAGACTAATTGGGGACAAGACGCTGGTGAGCGTGCAGGTGTACAAGGACTTGGGCGAGGGGCTGCATCCTGGTGATGGAAAGTggttgagcttggtgagaCCGGATGTGGCAATTCAGAGGGACAAGAGTGACTTTATGAGGATACCCAAGGCATTCGAGACTGTCCTGGAAGATGACCAAGACAATTAG
- a CDS encoding uncharacterized protein (COG:S; EggNog:ENOG503P4VW), whose translation MKTTTASTLVVAALAGLASAQQLPKFGLPNCASCISNMLALHMHLGCQQPDDIYCLCSKPDFNYGIHDCAVESCENIEQAEWVISEGQDICGRARPVATTASKTLEGVEVIFTSSGRILETSTAVIGTVTPTPSSSSGVVTGKVNPVTSSLASLSTLLESLASTSASMEGKQQEPSATVTEVSGTPVGTATGTVTSSSQSAAGAAITAGLSLGLVGGLAGFLL comes from the exons ATGAAGACTACGACTGCTTCCACTTTGGTCGTTGCCGCCCTGGCCGGCCTCGCTTCTGCCCAGCAGCTACCCAAGTTTGGCCTTCCAAACTGTGCC TCGTGCATCAGCAATATGCTAGCGCTCCACATGCACCTCGGTTGCCAACAGCCCGACGACATCTACTGCCTGTGCTCCAAACCCGATTTCAACTATGGCATCCATGATTGTGCAGTTGAGTCCTGCGAAAACATCGAACAGGCCGAGTGGGTTATCTCTGAGGGCCAAGATATTTGCGGCAGAG CCCGCCCCGTTGCTACCACTGCAAGCAAGACTctcgagggcgtcgaggtcATCTTCACCAGCTCGGGCAGGATCCTCGAGACCAGCACCGCCGTGATCGGCACCGTCACTCCGACtccgtcgtcgtcatccgGTGTTGTCACGGGCAAGGTCAATCCTGTCACTTCGTCTCTGGCGTCGCTGTCGACCTTGTTGGAATCGTTAGCTTCCACTTCTGCCTCCATGGAGGGAAAGCAACAGGAGCCAAGTGCCACCGTCACCGAGGTCTCTGGGACTCCTGTGGGCACCGCGACTGGGACTGTCACAAGCTCGTCCCAGAGTGCGGCCGGTGCCGCTATCACTGCTGGCCTGAGCCTGGGTCTTGTTGGCGGACTTGCGGGATTCCTCCTCTAG
- a CDS encoding uncharacterized protein (EggNog:ENOG503P1KP; COG:G; CAZy:GH75) — MSTANPMRYPTLQFCRRTFGTLLLFLAATPTSGDSSFLASAVPQNLNDFYQGLKDRVASCQHSLAGGFYSIDDGTNTTSYCTNDPHRPSIIYLSGGNGTLSNMDVDCDGVQGGSQDDGRCSFGRSPDYQDATAFRDLIQSFKVGISDLNTYVHPYVVFGNSGSKPGWRTFDPTDYGVRPLSVMAVVCPGNKLVYGIWGDTNGDDGDNPMVGEVSIALATACWGKNMTGDSGYDGMDVLYVAFTGEDAVPGKDGADWAAKDYDSFERSIQPLGEKLVQRMRGVAVGRKAISLWAVAGGALAGGLWLAS; from the exons ATGTCCACGGCGAATCCGATGCGATATCCCACTCTTCAATTCTGCAGGAGAACATTCGGCACACTATTATTGTTTCTCGCCGCGACTCCAACATCTGGCGACAGCTCCTTCCTTGCCAGTGCTGTCCCCCAGAACTTGAACGACTTTTACCAAGGGTTGAAGGACAGGGTCGCGTCGTGCCAACATAGCTTGGCCGGGGGCTTTTACAGCATTGATGATGGCACAAACA CCACCTCATACTGCACCAATGACCCCCATCGACCCTCCATCATCTACCTCTCCGGCGGCAATGGAACCCTTTCCAACATGGATGTCGACTGCGACGGCGTGCAAGGTGGTAGTCAAGACGACGGAAGGTGCTCGTTTGGAAGAAGTCCGGACTACCAAGACGCGACGGCTTTCCGAGACCTCATCCAGTCCTTCAAAGTTGGCATATCCGACCTCAACACTTATGTACACCCGTATGTCGTTTTTGGAAATAGCGGTAGCAAACCTGGTTGGCGGACATTTGACCCAACAGACTACGGCGTGAGACCATTGTCCGTCATGGCTGTTGTGTGCCCAGGCAACAAGCTGGTGTATGGCATCTGGGGCGACACAAACGGAGATGACGGCGACAATCCCATGGTAGGCGAGGTAAGCATAGCGCTTGCCACCGCCTGTTGGGGAAAGAATATGACAGGTGACAGCGGCTACGACGGAATGGATGTGCTGTATGTGGCGTTTACGGGCGAAGATGCAGTGCCTGGCAAGGATGGGGCTGATTGGGCTGCCAAAGATTACGATTCCTTCGAAAGGAGTATCCAGCCACTTGGGGAGAAGCTGGTTCAAAGGATGAGAGGCGTTgcggtggggaggaaggcCATAAGCTTGTGGGCTGTGGCCGGAGGTGCCCTCGCTGGTGGCTTGTGGCTGGCTTCGTGA
- a CDS encoding uncharacterized protein (EggNog:ENOG503P58Y), with amino-acid sequence MASDCRDVRWRCFSGRRPARRPLQSFRHLSPRESRYLVTATLRLPTLCSLISPHNKMSSLLQIIDLHDPVEFDELLHQRDLCGWDKMASDIEAWRTAMDAGTRAMFWIVPPSLAHLPLPDRCAGHIALVSEMSPPNEELARPDKSILYISSLFIRPEHRGGLGRKAVQALESWAKIPPYGSPHCEAITLTALDRRYTEDDSEEWGGVWARFGQQAPKKGSSTEDWYARMGYVKWKSQPMFDEQFLDGTKIKLVAAFLRKTLRE; translated from the coding sequence ATGGCGTCGGATTGTCGTGATGTTCGGTGGCGCTGTTTTTCCGGCCGGAGGCCCGCAAGACGTCCACTCCAGAGTTTCCGTCACCTATCGCCTAGAGAATCGCGCTATCTGGTAACAGCAACCCTTCGGCTTCCGACTCTTTGTTCACTGATATCTCCGCACAACAAGATGAGCAGCCTATTGCAAATCATAGACCTGCACGACCCTGTCGAGTTCGACGAGCTCCTTCATCAACGAGATCTCTGTGGCTGGGACAAGATGGCATCGGATATCGAGGCTTGGCGAACAGCCATGGATGCCGGAACCAGAGCAATGTTCTGGATTGTCCCGCCGTCTCttgcccatctcccccttccagaCCGGTGCGCAGGACATATTGCTTTGGTCAGCGAGATGAGCCCCCCTAACGAGGAGCTCGCCCGACCGGACAAGTCTATCCTTTATATCTCGTCACTCTTCATCCGACCCGAGCACCGCGGAGGGCTTGGCCGAAAAGCGGTTCAGGCGCTCGAATCTTGGGCAAAAATACCCCCCTACGGCTCACCTCATTGCGAAGCAATAACCCTGACTGCTTTGGACCGACGATACACCGAGGATGACTCGGAAGAATGGGGTGGCGTGTGGGCCAGATTTGGTCAACAAGCACCAAAGAAAGGAAGCAGCACTGAAGATTGGTATGCCAGGATGGGCTATGTGAAGTGGAAGAGCCAGCCTATGTTCGACGAGCAGTTCCTCGATGGCACCAAGATCAAGTTGGTTGCTGCTTTTCTGCGAAAGACTTTGAGGGAATAA
- a CDS encoding uncharacterized protein (EggNog:ENOG503NW4V; COG:G; CAZy:AA9), whose product MHFSVAGIALWALAATQGVEAHYRYSKLIVNGRVTNDWEYVRENSNFIMPTKQFLQPSDDFRCNSGSFANAGRTKVHKVNPGDSIGFRLWNGGKILHPGPTTIHMSRAPGDVRQYRGDGDWFKVQETLICRAPGRYLADTDWCSWDQPDQTFTLPRDTPPGQYLVRVEHIALHGAQSGDTEFYFTCAQIEVGGNGNGRPGPLVKIPGLYNSNDPALRFWIYGVPSYPYTRVGQHAVWTGGQYGGGGGGGSPAPAPSPAPGNGGSTVPLWGQCGGEGYTGPTRCAEGTCKVSNQWYSQCVN is encoded by the exons ATGCATTTCAGCGTTGCTGGCATTGCCCTCTGGGCCCTTGCCGCCACACAGGGTGTCGAGGCTCACTACCGCTACAGCAAGCTCATCGTCAACGGCAGGGTGACCAACGACTGGGAGTACGTCCGCGAGAACAGCAACTTCATCATGCCCACCAAGCAGTTCCTCCAGCCCAGCGACGACTTCCGCTGCAACTCGGGCTCCTTCGCCAACGCGGGCAGGACCAAAGTCCACAAGGTCAACCCAGGCGACAGCATCGGGTTCCGCCTGTGGAACGGCGGCAAAATTCTCCACCCCGGACCTACCACCATCCACATGTCCCGGGCTCCCGGTGACGTGCGCCAGTACAGAGGCGACGGCGATTGGTTCAAGGTTCAGGAGACTCTGATCTGCAGAGCCCCCGGCCGCTACCTCGCCGACACCGACTGGTGCTCCTGGGATCAGCCCGACCAGACCTTCACCCTTCCTCGCGATACCCCTCCTGGCCAGTATCTCGTCCGCGTTGAGCACATCGCCCTGCACGGCGCCCAGAGCGGAGACACCGAGTTCTATT TCACTTGCGCTCAAATCGAAGTcggcggcaacggcaacggccgCCCCGGCCCCTTGGTCAAAATCCCCGGTCTGTACAACTCCAACGACCCGGCCCTCCGTTTCTGGATCTATGGCGTTCCATCCTACCCCTACACCCGCGTCGGGCAGCACGCCGTTTGGACTGGTGGCCAgtatggcggtggcggcggcggtggctcTCCCGCCCCTGCGCCCTCGCCCGCTCCCGGCAACGGCGGTAGCACCGTTCCTCTTTGGGGACaatgtggtggagagggctaCACTGGTCCTACCCGCTGTGCCGAGGGCACCTGCAAGGTTAGCAACCAGTGGTACTCTCAGTGCGTGAACTAG
- a CDS encoding uncharacterized protein (COG:G; EggNog:ENOG503NWIT), which translates to MAPTIAGSGPRSESSIHASGAMIHDLRLLRLKESSSRYRSVSQGDRLEIWTGKTGARLHCSKSLWWSEGMRRNIIWETSVEKLVRVYNEVKRLYAEDPNLRGKIILTESNGFTTKEAGVLVYRTFQQRWQDLVMAPGRDVMTTGEEDDGVYVSSGNSFAAPTIAGLVAYWRGLPGIKNGWDEELKKPANVKKCVMYMHQPLFLGNRVGGLDESKLGANKHEPKGRDLVPSVTPSPFRRAQQLSPAPRNLQDAVPSAPVSIAARPPRRTHRPPCHPTTMIPRILPTPSIHSREPRQSERLKPPR; encoded by the exons ATGGCCCCGACGATAGCTGGGAGCGGCCCGAGATCCGAAAGCTCTATCCATGCGTCTGGAGCGATGATTCACGATTTAAGACTGTTAAGGCTGAAGGAATCCTCTTCACGGTACCGGAGTGTTAGCCAAGGCGATAGGTTGGAGATTTGGACTGGCAAAACTGGCGCAAGGTTACATTGCTCTAAGTCCCTATGGTGGTCCGAGGGTATGAGGAGGAACATTATTTGGGAAACCTCCGTGGAAAAGCTGGTTCGGGTATATAACGAAGTCAAGAGACTCTATGCAGAGGATCCAAATCTGCGAGGGAAAATAATCTTGACCGAATCCAAtggcttcaccaccaaggagGCCGGGGTGTTGGTGTACCGAACTTTCCAGCAAAGATGGC AGGATCTAGTGATGGCCCCAGGCCGCGATGTCATGACTacaggggaagaggacgacggcGTTTACGTGTCGAGCGGAAACTCGTTCG CTGCGCCAACGATTGCTGGTCTTGTGGCGTACTGGCGCGGGCTTCCTGGTATCAAAAACGGCTGGGACGAAGAGCTAAAGAAGCCTGCCAACGTCAAGAAGTGCGTTATGTACATGCATCAGCCACTCTTTCTTGGGAACCGCGTGGGCGGCCTTGACGAATCCAAGCTTGGCGCTAATAAGCATGAGCCGAAAGGCCGG GACCTGGTGCCTTCAGTGACCCCATCACCTTTCAGACGGGCTCAGCAACTGTCACCTGCGCCCCGGAATCTCCAGGATGCAGTTCCCTCTGCACCGGTTTCTATTGCGGCTCGACCGCCACGGCGAACTCATCGACCACCTTGCCACCCGACCACTATGATCCCGAGGATCCTTCCCACACCTTCAATACACTCACGGGAACCACGACAGTCGGAGAGACTCAAGCCACCTCGGTAA
- a CDS encoding uncharacterized protein (COG:S; EggNog:ENOG503NYH6) — MPPTTLATPTTIYIDPYTTEVEVGQMQNGTFSAITTTLTVAVASIVTSVIPVANYNYTGEESEGAPLWIISNIDIPPAPVVLTKPDGAITFSGEKANSFTPVPSVHTVTFTSS; from the exons ATGCCACCAACCACGCTTGCTACCCCTACCACGATCTACATCGACCCGTACACGAccgaggtcgaggttggaCAAATGCAAAACGGAACCTTTAGCGCCATAACTACGACTTTGACAGTCGCTGTGGCCTCTATCGTCACAAGCGTCATTCCAGTGGCCAACTACAATTACACGGGTGAAGAGAGTGAAGGTGCTCCGTTGTGGATCATTTCCAACATTGACATTCCACCAGCTCCCGTGGTCCTCACCAAACCCGATGGCGCG ATTACATTCAGTGGCGAGAAAGCCAACTCTTTCACCCCCGTTCCCTCTGTCCACACCGTCACGTTTACCAGTTCTTAA
- a CDS encoding uncharacterized protein (COG:S; EggNog:ENOG503NYH6), with protein sequence MSRQLAPLAENNYVLHRNALDYRADNTGTNNTKEAINAAIMDGNRCGEDCGSTTVRSALMYFPPGTYKICTPTIQYYFTQFVGDPNNRPIIKGCETFTGIALMDVNPYIPGSGINWYSSQNQFFRQIRNFVFDL encoded by the exons ATGTCTAGACAGTTG GCTCCACTGGCCGAGAACAACTATGTCCTACACAGAAACGCCCTGGACTACAGGGCCGACAACACTGGGACCAATAACACCAAGGAAGCAATCAATGCTGCCATCATGGATGGTAACCGATGTGGCGAGGACTGCGGAAGCACTACCGTTCGCTCAGCTCTGATGTACTTCCCACCCGGTACCTACAAGATCTGCACTCCCACCATACAGTACTACTTCACACAGTTCGTCGGTGATCCCAATAACCGGCCCATCATCAAGGGATGCGAGACCTTTACTGGAATTGCCCTCATGGATGTCAACCCCTATATCCCCGGCTCAGGTATCAATTGGTACAGTTCCCAAAACCAATTCTTTCGACAGATTCGCAATTTCGTCTTCGACCTCTAG
- a CDS encoding uncharacterized protein (EggNog:ENOG503NUFD; CAZy:AA3; COG:E): protein MRLCGAIQLSCFAGLFPASIQAIKETYDYVIVGGGTAGLTVGDRLSESGKHSVLVIEYGYLEPDGQRPGTLYNITSAPVAGLNNRTFPVSIGCVVGGSSAVNGMIFQRGNAKDYDVWGELGGGNSRVRWDWVDMLKYFKKSIQMTAPKPETAAFDLRYDTKYWGRNLTTNHTIFATFGNVINPKTHAFYEAAKRLSGMKVSPDAGSGQLGLQYYQTSTNPYTGERSYSRTGHWDRLNRANYDLLTATRVNKIVFDHHRAAGVQIYPRGESSKKTTIRARKEVILAAGAIHTPQILQLSGIGPADLLKRAGIPVEVDLPGVGYNFQDHTFIPAVSFSWLTSPPIPEHLNITVVDDGLGRTSLGLSVELPVVSPGSFKRIASKYESRDPATYLPKGTDRTIIRGYRKQQQIYAREMRAKDFSFLRATFSGDPSFVPIIIHPVSRGTVLIDPAAGSDIEVEPIVNYRAASNPIDVDVAVEEIKFLRRFMTTGELSRYNATEVVPGPGYESDEALGAWVRANTIPSVYHPVGTAAKMPREWGGVVGEDLMVYGVRGLSVVDASMMPTIVAGTTSMTVYAVAEKAADLIKLRAGTMV, encoded by the exons ATGAGACTTTGCGGCGCCATACAGCTATCCTGCTTTGCAGGGTTGTTTCCGGCCAGCATCCAAGCCATCAAGGAGACATACGACTATGTCATCGTTGGGGGCGGAACCGCTGGCCTGACGGTTGGAGATCGTCTCAGCGAGAGTGGAAAAC ACAGCGTCTTGGTCATAGAGTATGGTTACCTGG AACCGGATGGTCAGAGGCCTGGAACGCTCTACAACATAACTTCGGCGCCAGTCGCTGGTCTCAACAACAGGACGTTCCCTGTGTCTATTGGATGTGTCGTTGGCGGGAGCTCGGCCGTCAACGGCATGATTTTCCAGCGAGGAAACGCAAAAGACTACGACGTTTGGGGAGAGCTTGGCGGTGGCAATTCAAGAGTCCGCTGGGATTGGGTTGACATGCTCAAGTACTTCAAAAAGAGCATCCAGATGACAGCTCCGAAGCCAGAGACAGCTGCGTTTGACCTCAGATACGACACCAAATACTGGGGCCGCAACCTTACGACCAACCATACCATTTTCGCCACCTTTGGCAATGTGATTAACCCCAAGACTC ATGCCTTCTATGAAGCGGCCAAAAGACTATCGGGGATGAAGGTCTCACCAGACGCTGGCAGTGGGCAGCTTGGCCTACAGTACTACCAAACTTCAACAAATCCATACACGGGAGAGAGGTCCTACTCCCGAACGGGCCACTGGGATCGTCTCAACCGCGCCAACTACGATCTTCTCACGGCAACTCGTGTGAACAAGATTGTTTTTGATCACCACAGAGCCGCAGGTGTTCAAATCTATCCCCGAGGTGAAAGCTCGAAAAAGACTACCATTCGTGCCAGAAAGGAAGTCATCCTAGCTGCCGGCGCCATTCATACGCCTCAGATCCTGCAGCTGAGTGGCATCGGACCTGCTGACCTTTTGAAACGTGCCGGGATACCGGTCGAAGTTGACCTCCCTGGTGTCGGTTACAATTTTCAGGATCATACCTTCATACCTGCTGTATCTTTCAGTT GGTTAACGTCACCACCAATCCCAGAGCACTTAAATATCAccgtggttgatgatgggctgGGAAGAACCTCGCTAGGATTATCTGTCGAGCTGCCAGTTGTTTCCCCAGGCTCCTTCAAGCGGATCGCATCCAAGTACGAGTCTCGAGATCCGGCTACATATCTACCCAAAGGTACCGACAGAACCATCATCAGAGGCTATCGTAAGCAGCAACAGATCTACGCTCGCGAGATGCGAGCCAAAGActtctcttttctccgcGCAACCTTTTCGGGTGATCCGTCTTTTGTCCCCATTATCATCCACCCCGTCAGCCGCGGCACCGTGTTGATCGACCCGGCCGCAGGCAGCGACATTGAAGTCGAGCCGATCGTAAACTACAGGGCCGCCTCGAACCCGATAGATGTGGATGTGGCGGTTGAGGAGATCAAGTTTTTGAGGAGGTTCATGACCACCGGGGAGTTGTCTAGGTACAATGCCACCGAGGTCGTGCCGGGGCCTGGGTATGAGTCGGACGAAGCGCTTGGGGCATGGGTGAGGGCAAATACCATTCCCAGCGTCTACCACCCAGTTGGGACGGCAGCCAAAATGCCGAGGGAGTGGGGGGGAGTGGTAGGGGAGGACTTGATGGTGTATGGAGTGAGGGGCCTGAGCGTGGTGGATGCGTCGATGATGCCAACAATTGTTGCTGGTACCACAAGCATGACGGTATATGCGGTTGCAGAGAAG GCGGCCGATTTGATCAAGTTGAGGGCTGGTACAATGGTCTGA